The Achromobacter deleyi region GTCGGTTTCGTTAAAAGTTTCACCGTCTTCCGTTTCTATCGCATTTGGCGCGCTCGGACGCCGGCCCTGGGAGGCCAGCCAGTTCCGGGCCGTATTGATGGCGATACGGTACAGCCAGGTGTAGAAAGCGCTGTCTCCCCGGAACTGGGGCAAGGCCCGGTAGGCCTTGATGAACGCTTCCTGGGCCACGTCCTCGATTTCCGAGGGATCGCGGATCATCCGGGCCAACAGGCGGAGAATCTTCCGCTGGTACTTGAGCACCAGCAGATCAAATGCCTTCTTGTCGCCCCGCTGGACGCGCGCGACAAGCTCGGCGTCAACTTCGCGCTCGCTCATGACGCCTCCTGGGGGAGGACCGCCGGGCGTGCGCGCCGCGCCGCGCCCGTGAGCAGGCGCAGGCGCCGCCAGGACTCGGGTCGCAACGTCTGCCGCCAGACGGTAAG contains the following coding sequences:
- the rpoE gene encoding RNA polymerase sigma factor RpoE; translated protein: MSEREVDAELVARVQRGDKKAFDLLVLKYQRKILRLLARMIRDPSEIEDVAQEAFIKAYRALPQFRGDSAFYTWLYRIAINTARNWLASQGRRPSAPNAIETEDGETFNETDNLTDISTPESMAASREIAETVNAAIEALPEELRTAIVLREIEGMSYEDIAQSMDCPIGTVRSRIFRAREAIATKLRPLLDTDVERRW